The following coding sequences lie in one Myxococcus virescens genomic window:
- the grxC gene encoding glutaredoxin 3, whose protein sequence is MKPVKIFTTTYCGYCVRAKDLLKRKGVDFEEVDVTGDDDLRAKLVEMSGGQRTVPQIFIGDTHVGGYSDLSRLDTEGRLEPMLQA, encoded by the coding sequence GTGAAGCCCGTGAAGATTTTTACGACCACCTACTGTGGCTACTGCGTCCGCGCCAAGGACCTGCTCAAGCGCAAGGGCGTGGATTTCGAAGAGGTGGATGTCACCGGAGACGACGACCTGCGCGCGAAGCTCGTGGAGATGAGCGGTGGCCAGCGCACCGTGCCGCAAATCTTCATTGGCGACACGCACGTCGGCGGCTACTCCGACTTGTCCCGCCTGGACACCGAGGGCCGCCTGGAGCCGATGCTCCAGGCCTGA
- the groL gene encoding chaperonin GroEL (60 kDa chaperone family; promotes refolding of misfolded polypeptides especially under stressful conditions; forms two stacked rings of heptamers to form a barrel-shaped 14mer; ends can be capped by GroES; misfolded proteins enter the barrel where they are refolded when GroES binds), which produces MAKDILFDVRAREAILRGVNILADAVKVTLGPKGRNVVIEKSFGSPTITKDGVTVAKEIELENKFENMGAQMVKEVASKTSDVAGDGTTTATVLAQAIFREGAKLVAAGHNPMDIKRGIDKAVGAIVGELKKLAKPTKDKKEIAQVGTISANGDETIGTIIADAMEKVGKEGVITVEEAKGLETTLDVVEGMQFDRGYLSPYFVTDPERMEAALNDALILINEKKISSMKDLLPILEQVARAGKPLLIIAEDIEGEALATLVVNKIRGVLNVCAVKAPGFGDRRKAMLEDIATLTGGRMIAEDLGIKLDTITLQDLGRAKRITVDKDNTTIVDGAGGQQEIEARVKQIRAQIEETSSDYDREKLQERLAKLVGGVAVINVGAATETEMKEKKARVEDALNATRAAVEEGVVPGGGVAYIRCLKALDGLQLTGGEKFGVDIIRRAVEEPLRQIVGNGGLEGSVVVNKVKESSGPFGFNAATGTYEDLLAAGVIDPAKVSRTALQNAASVSSLMLTTEAMVAERPKEEKDLPAGGGMGGMGGMGGMGGMGM; this is translated from the coding sequence ACGTCGTCATCGAGAAGAGCTTCGGCTCCCCGACCATCACCAAGGACGGTGTGACGGTCGCCAAGGAGATCGAGCTCGAGAACAAGTTCGAGAACATGGGCGCCCAGATGGTCAAGGAGGTTGCCTCCAAGACGTCTGACGTCGCCGGTGACGGCACCACCACGGCCACCGTGCTGGCGCAGGCCATCTTCCGCGAGGGCGCGAAGCTGGTCGCCGCGGGCCACAACCCGATGGATATCAAGCGCGGCATCGACAAGGCCGTGGGCGCCATCGTCGGCGAGCTGAAGAAGCTGGCCAAGCCGACCAAGGACAAGAAGGAGATTGCCCAGGTCGGTACCATCTCCGCCAACGGTGACGAGACCATCGGCACCATCATCGCGGACGCGATGGAGAAGGTGGGCAAGGAAGGCGTCATCACCGTCGAAGAGGCCAAGGGCCTGGAGACGACGCTGGACGTGGTCGAAGGCATGCAGTTCGACCGCGGCTACCTGTCCCCGTACTTCGTGACGGACCCGGAGCGCATGGAGGCGGCGCTCAACGACGCGCTCATCCTCATCAACGAGAAGAAGATCTCCTCGATGAAGGACCTCCTGCCCATCCTGGAGCAGGTCGCCCGCGCCGGTAAGCCCCTGCTCATCATCGCCGAGGACATCGAGGGCGAGGCCCTGGCCACCCTGGTGGTCAACAAGATCCGCGGCGTGCTGAACGTGTGCGCGGTGAAGGCGCCGGGCTTCGGTGACCGCCGCAAGGCCATGCTCGAGGACATCGCCACCCTGACGGGCGGCCGGATGATCGCCGAGGACCTGGGCATCAAGCTGGACACCATCACCCTCCAGGACCTGGGCCGCGCGAAGCGCATCACGGTGGACAAGGACAACACCACCATCGTCGACGGTGCCGGTGGCCAGCAGGAGATCGAAGCGCGCGTGAAGCAGATCCGCGCCCAGATCGAGGAGACCTCCAGCGACTACGACCGCGAGAAGCTCCAGGAGCGCCTGGCGAAGCTCGTGGGCGGCGTGGCCGTCATCAACGTCGGCGCGGCCACCGAGACGGAGATGAAGGAGAAGAAGGCCCGCGTCGAGGACGCGCTCAACGCGACCCGCGCGGCCGTGGAAGAGGGCGTCGTCCCTGGCGGCGGCGTGGCCTACATCCGCTGCCTCAAGGCGCTGGACGGTCTGCAGCTGACCGGCGGTGAGAAGTTCGGCGTGGACATCATCCGCCGCGCCGTCGAGGAGCCCCTCCGCCAGATCGTCGGCAACGGCGGCCTGGAGGGCAGCGTGGTGGTGAACAAGGTCAAGGAGTCCTCCGGTCCGTTCGGCTTCAACGCCGCCACGGGCACCTACGAGGACCTGCTGGCCGCCGGCGTCATCGACCCGGCCAAGGTCAGCCGCACCGCGCTGCAGAACGCGGCGTCCGTGTCCTCGCTGATGCTCACCACCGAGGCCATGGTGGCGGAGCGTCCGAAGGAGGAGAAGGACCTCCCCGCCGGCGGTGGCATGGGCGGGATGGGTGGCATGGGCGGTATGGGCGGCATGGGCATGTAG